AATGGTTTTGCGAAGATGTTACTTGTGTCATTTGTGGAGCATTTCAGTAAATTGTATGGTCCTGAGTTTGTTGTCTACAATATACATGGGTTGATTCATCTTAGTGATGATGTAAATATTCATGGTCATCTAGATGTGATCTCTGGGTTTCCATTTGAAAATTACCTGTGTACGTTAAAAAAAATGATCAGGAAACCACACAGCCCTCTAACTCAGGTGATCCGTAGAGTGTCTGAAGTTCACAACCAAAAACCTAGTGTTGAAGTTAAGTGGCCAAAAATGCAAGTAAAAATGGAGCATAGAAATGGGCCTGTACCAGACTTGTTTGAAGGGGATGTTCTACAATTCAGAGAACTGGTAGTGAATGATGTGCACGTCAGAATTACAGAAGGAGACAATTGTGTTCGAATCAATCAGATTGTTGCTTTGGTGGAAAATATTATTGTCTATGAAGACCAGGAGTACATCATCTACCGTGAATTTGCAAAGATGGAGACATTCTTTAATTATCCAATTGATTCTCAAGACGTAGGAGTTTTTGTAGTGTCAAATTTGTCTTCAGATTTAAAATGCACAAGGCTGAATGACGTATTAAAATATTTCCGGATGCCATTTGGGGAACATGGCAGTTTTGTTGTCTTTCCCCTTTTACATCTAAAATAACTTTACATTTCCCCCCAACCCTCAGTGTATTTCATAGTGAGCTTCATTAAGACAAATGAAGTGGAGGTGGTGCCAGGTGTGTGGGTAGAAGGAGAGGTTTGTAAATGGCTGAACTACAAACTCGATGCCATGCAGAAGGCCAGCAAGAACTGTGAGATGCCTAAGGAGACCTGGACAAGTTATGACATCAGGGTTCTTTACAAAGCAAGTGAGTATTCCCTTAAATCCATTGTTCATGGTTCAAGACTAAATCAAGCCAccttttttatgtatttcttaaaaatttaaatgtaatgttaacactaagtagggctgcacgataaatcgcatgcaaTACCACGCGCATCAcatcagtaatgccggttccttgattagtattaaaacGCCAACAGCTAATTTCAGATGGCACGACATTAACTGCACAGAGCCGTAGTACCCTGACAAGCCGGGCCATATCGCAGGCGATGCATCCCCGATAATTACTGCGAAATTGCccccgattgtcagtgaactacggctctgtgtagttaaagctgctccatctgaaaacagctgatagagatttaatactaatcaaggaaccggcattactgatgAGATGCGCGTGACAAACACATTAGGGCTGAAACGATTCATCGAGTTACTCGATTTACTCGATTCAAAAAATTCCTCGAGGTAAAAATTCTGCCTCGAAGCCTCGTTAAATTCCTATGACGCGCACTACACGCGCCGAGATCTGATTCACACGGACCGTTGTTCAATGTTCAGGAAGCACATCATAGCGCGTGgtacattttgaatttagttggcgcgATGGCGGAGCGAATATGTCCATAAACGGCAGAGAGAGACTGTCTAAAGTTTGGGATCAATTACATTATCATTACATTCAGCATCTGAACtgaaaacatccactgctgTTTCACCAAGCGTCGATGAAACAAGGTAACATAGCTTTCGCTGATTTTAAtcccatactgtatttgtagcgGTTTGACTAGATATGATGTTTGGCTTTGATGTTTTCGTATTCACGTTCAATTGCTTAAAAAAGAACCCCTTCACAAACACGCATGCACTTTACAGGTGTGTGTACCAAAAAAACGGCTCCACAGTGCAATCAtttatgggcaacttgtaatcttaCATATTTTGTTCCATTATAATAATCTCTGTTTTATTGAAGTTTAGCATAAGTTATTCTCTCTCACGCGAGTCAGACCGATCGCGCAATGCATCATATgcttaaacttttatgtagCCATGCAACAATAATTTCAGCATGCATTCACTGTATACAGCGGGACGTGATGTCGTAACGCGTTTTTTTCGAACGGATTCTTAACCTAAAATGCACCGCAATGCAAGTGATGCAAACCAAATGCAGCGTTCTATTGAAAAGGAATGTATGTTTTTCTGCCGTACCAAAATGCAATGAAGCAACTGAACGTCTGACTGGGGTGTCACTCTTCCTCAAGCACAGCACGCGTGCACACAGAAACACAGGTGCacgtgcgcgcgcacacacacaggttgttaccatagcaaataggctcaccccagaaatgatatattacatgttagtagcctaatggtaaatgctgcaggtgtagaaatgtacataaaccagatatttactttgatgtcagtgctagattacagcatgaaacctgttatgcatattaataaattaaagtgcttaattgttggcactggcacttaatttaataataaataaaataaatataataaataataaattaataggCTTATTTTTTGGAGCCAAATACCTCTGTTtcttttagaaataaaagccaaatgcttgaacattttacagccacgtcattttcgttatgcattatttgttttggttgtttaaaaacacaaacaaaatttttatccgattactcgattaatcgatcgattcagtgctagattaattgattacaaaaagaatcgatagctgcagccctaaaacacatgcgatttatcgtgcagccctaactTTACTTGAATGTGTCTACATGAGTGAGCCTTATTAGCATGACGCACATCATAAACATTATTGACACTGTCACATGTTTATGACTGGTGTCATtaagtgtatttttatttttttgtaatgtaaaGTTGACACTGGGATGCAAACATTACAAGAACCGAATGATTTAATATATAACAATCATGATCTAATCTCACAACACTAATACCGGTATGGGTAAAGCTTTGTTTTTTTACTTGGTTCCCATTCTTGACAGATAGCTTTAGTGAGGCAAGGTTGAAACTTCGCCGGGCAGAAGATGACACAGACCTCCAGTCAGAAGCAGAGGAGGGGAGgccagaaaaaagaaaaaccaaGTATGTTGCAAATCTGCTGAATCCATGATATGTGTTGCACTCAGTTTTTGCTCAGTTTGTCTACATAATGTTTGTTTCTAAAAAGGCTTGTAAAAAGATTTAAGCATTTTAAGTTGCCAAATTTCTGTAAGTAGCAGCACTGAAAAAAAGTGTAAATGTGGGattaaatttactttaaaacctCAGTTTTACAGTTTCATTCATAGATGGGTCTCTTTATAGTAGGCAGTGTAAACGGGCCTTACATGGCTGTAAGGTTGTAAATAATTTTAGCTATTTTTCTCTCTTCAAAGACCAAACCAGCGCTTCCTCTCGAGTCAAGAGGAGTCTGATGAGGAGCCTGTGAAGCGCAAACCAAACCTCCCTAAGGTGCCCTCCATTCCACCTCTGCCGTCACTGTTGCGTGATGCCATTTCCTCATCAAATGAAATGTCTCCGCCAGCTAGTCAACTTGCCTCTCTGCAGCCGTTTCACGCCCTTGGACCTCCTGAGCCATCCCATCATCTTGCCCCTCAATCGTCTCCCCACCATGGAACTACTGAGCCATCCCACCATCTTGCCCCTCAATCGTCTTGCCACTATGGAACTCCTGAGCCATCCCACCATCTTGCCCCTCAATCGTCTCGCCACTATGGAACTCCTGAGCCATCCCACCATCTTGCCCCTCAATCGTCTCGCCACCATGGAACTCCTGAGCCATCCCACCATCTTGCCCCTCAATCGTCTCGCCACTGTGGAACTCCTGAGCCATCCCACCATCTTGCCCCTCAATCGTCTCGCCACCATGGAACTCCTCAGCCATCCCACCATCTTGCCCCTCAATCGTCTCACCACCATGGAACTCCTGAGCCATCCTACCATCTTGCCCCTCAATCGTCTCGCCACCATGGAACTCCTGAGCCATCCCACCATCTTGTCCCTCAACCGTCTCGCCACCATGGAACTCCTGAGCCATTCCATCTTGCCCCTCATGCCGCTTCTGAGATGGCCCTGCACTCTGGTGAGACCTTATGCTCTATTcccatttacagtacatttctATGTTATAGCTAGCAAGGACTgaacagtttttaaaatgttctgTTTCAGCATTACTACGAGAGATTATTGCCAAGCAGGAGGTGATGTGTGATATGCAAAGAAATCTGCTGCGGATTGTTCAGGATCTCTCTTCTACACCTACACCACATGGACACATGGATGGAAGTTTCCTGCCATTGAGGGATGCTGAGGCTCTTTTGGCGCTGGACCATGACATTAAGACAAACCCAGAGAAGAGAAAGGACTTGgtaatataactttttttattattccgtgtttcccatacataggctctacttgggcggcCCGCCCAGTTAAATTGCTAcccgcccaggtaaaaaaaatctactttACGAATTTTTGTATTTCCtaaactcgactggatgacacGTGTAAAATTTGGAAATCTGTCAGCATAAGTTTAAAAAAGCGCTAAAACCGTAACATGGAATTCCGAGTCATTAAACGTTATATGTGATATATACATTTAACAACACAAACTAAACAACTCAACTTTTTGACGCGTCTGAACaccaaacacacattttgacaaGCGACACACGACCTGTCAAACACATGTTCTGAATTCCTGTCCCTCAAAAGAGAAATCACCTCCGCCACTGGATCCTGCATAATTTATTgcaaaaattacctttaaattatCTAATTTATGATGCATATAGTAGACCttgggttttcaaactttttgtgtgtgtggaccactatttgtaatcaagaattttcgcggaccacctcataatactcatcataaaatatgtctacacaaagtcctgaatttatctgaacctctaaataggcttactagcactaaaactataactggtcatcacatcagtacaacagattcttaaaacgtatattcttcaaaaaatatatttttcttaaaaatatatattattttatatattttttgcctttacacggaccacctgcagtaccctcacggaccacagtttgggaatgacCGTAGTAGACAACATGAAAATTTTTTGGCTTTATTTTACTACACATTCCATGCACATTTTTTCACTCCATATCATCCACGTTATCATAAAGATAAAATCCAGCAGTGTTGTTTGCACTTGTACTGAATAATAATTGTTCCATAAACTCCTTCCACTCAaatcttaa
This Paramisgurnus dabryanus chromosome 7, PD_genome_1.1, whole genome shotgun sequence DNA region includes the following protein-coding sequences:
- the LOC135717944 gene encoding uncharacterized protein, whose translation is MQKASKNCEMPKETWTSYDIRVLYKANSFSEARLKLRRAEDDTDLQSEAEEGRPEKRKTKPNQRFLSSQEESDEEPVKRKPNLPKVPSIPPLPSLLRDAISSSNEMSPPASQLASLQPFHALGPPEPSHHLAPQSSPHHGTTEPSHHLAPQSSCHYGTPEPSHHLAPQSSRHYGTPEPSHHLAPQSSRHHGTPEPSHHLAPQSSRHCGTPEPSHHLAPQSSRHHGTPQPSHHLAPQSSHHHGTPEPSYHLAPQSSRHHGTPEPSHHLVPQPSRHHGTPEPFHLAPHAASEMALHSALLREIIAKQEVMCDMQRNLLRIVQDLSSTPTPHGHMDGSFLPLRDAEALLALDHDIKTNPEKRKDLVLTLGLAGGVTLKDTVWRVMKMLIQNDLACKINWTGLHGKTSFQCLELKNVVTEAIRRNPGCRESTNQEVEQWLRRWLYLAGDREGGRKRRSTVLHHQPPTNTQS